GCGCTCTCGGTCGGGGTGCTCGCCGACATCGCGCTGCGGGACACCGTTCCCGGCGCCAATGACAACGCCACGGGAGTGGCGGCGCTCCTGGCCGTGGCGCGCTCGCTCGTGGAACGACCCACGGAGAGCGTCCGGGTGATGCTCGTCTCCACGTCGGAGGAGGCGCTGTGCGAGGGAATGCAGGCGTTCGCCAAGCGGCACTTCGCGGCGCTGCCCCGCGAGAGCACGTTCTTCTTGACGCTCGAAACGCTGGGCTCGCCGCACCTGCTCGTGCTTCGCGGCGAGGGAATGATCAAGATGCGCGAGTACCCCGCCCGCTCGCTGGCCCTGCTCGACGGGCTCGCCGACGAGCTGGACATCTGGCTATTCCCGAACCTGCGCCTGCGCAACGCGACCGACGGGGTCATCCCGCTCGCCGCGGGGTACGAGGGCGCCGCACTCTGCTCCTGTACCCCGCTCAAGCAGCCGGCCAACTATCACTGGCCCACCGACACCCCCGAGAACGTGGACTACGGCACCCTCGCCGACGCGATCCGCCTCACGGAGGCCGTGGTCCGCCGCCTGGACGAGCGCTGGCTCGACTAGGCCTGCGGGCTGTGGCGCTCGATGATCCGGCCGAAGTCGGTGCCTTGGGGCAGGGTGCCGAAGGCGAGGCCGGCGTCGCCGTCGAGGCGCGACGCGCAAAACGCGTCGGCGACAGCCGGATCGCCGTAGCGAACCAGCAGCGAGGCCTGTAGCGCCAGCGCCATTCTCTCGACGAGTCCGCGGGCACGGCTCTCGAGCGTCTCAGGATCGGAGGCGAGGTCGTCGCGCAGTCGGCGACCGAACTCGTCGAGCCGGCGGTCGGCGACCGCACCCTCGCCGACCTCGGCGGCGAACGCCTCGACGCACTCCGGATTGCGCGCCATCGCGCGCAGGACGTCGAGGCATTGCACGTTCCCCGATCCCTCCCAGATCGAGGCGAGCGGGCTCTCGCGGTAGAGCCGCGGCATCCCCGAATCCTCCACGTAGCCGTTTCCGCCCAGGCACTCCAGGGACTCGACCGCGTGGACCGGGGCACGCTTGCAGGTCCAGTACTTGAGCACCGGGGTCGCGAGCCGCCGGAACTCGACCGCGGCCTCGTCGCCGGCGTGTGCCTCGTCGAAGGCGCGAGCGATCCGCATTGCGGCGACGGTCGCGGCCTCCGATTCGGTCGCCAGGTCGGCGAGCACGTTTCGCATCAGGGGCTGCTCCGTGAGCCGCTTGCCGAACGCCTCCCGATGGGAGCAGTGGTGGATTGCAGCGGCGGTGCCCCAGCGCATGCCGGCCGCCACGCCCAGGACGCAGTCGAGACGGGTGTGATTGACCATGTCGATGATCGTCCGCACGCCGCGCCCTTCCTCGCCGACGAGCTGCGCCCAGGCGCCCCGGAACTCGACCTCCGAGGAGGCGTTGGAGCGGTTCCCGAGCTTGTCCTTCAGTCGCTGAAGGTGGATTCGGTTCCGCTCGCCGTCGGGCGTGAAGCGGGGGAGCAGGAAGCACGACAGGCCTCCCTCGGCTTGCGCGAGGACGAGGAAGGCGTCGCACATCGGGGCCGAGAGAAACCACTTGTGCCCCGTGATCTCGTACTCGCCGGCCGGCCCCCCGCCGTTCAGGGGGCGGGCGGTGGTGGTGTTTGCGCGCACGTCTGAGCCGCCCTGCTTCTCGGTCATCCCCATCCCGCACAGCGCGCCCTGCTTGTCGGGCGCGGGGACAAGCCGCTCACCGTCGTAGGCCAGCGACATGAAGCGCGGCTCCCACTCGGCCGCCAGCTCCGGTTGCGTCCGCAGCGCGGGAATCACGGAGTAGGTCATCGAGATCGGGCAGCCCACTCCCGCCTCGACCTGCGTCAAAAGCATGAACAGGGCGCCCCGAGCGACGTGAGCGCCCGGCTGGGGTTGGCGCCATGGCAACGCGTGCAGACCGTGGCCGATGCCGACCCGCATCAGCTCATGCCAGGCGGGGTGGAAATCGACCTCGTCCACCCGGTTGCCGAAGCGGTCGTGGGTGCGAAGCCTGGGGGGGTTCTGGTTCGCCTCGACGCCCAGGCGGATCGTCTGCGGGAGCCCGCACAGGGCGCCGAGCTCGCGGGCCTGGTCCTCGGCCCAATCGCCTCCCTCGCGGCGCAGACCCTCGACCAGCGCCGCATCCGCGGCGAACACGTTGTAGCCCTCCAGCGGCGGTGGCTGGTTGAAGACCTCGTGTGTGGAAGAGTCAGACGGGGCGCGCTCGACGGTGGCCACGCGCACATTCTCGCATCACCTCCCAACGTCTACGTCGTCGGGCTAGTGCGCCCCGATAGCATCGCGCCGCTCATGGCCCACACGGTCACCCTGATCCCCGGAGACGGCACCGGCCCGGAGCTCGTCGAGGCCACCCGCCGGGTCCTCGAGGCAACGGGCGTCGAGTTCGAGTGGGACGAGCACCCCGCCGGCGAGGATGTCTATCGCGAGGAGGGAAATCCCTTCCCCGAGCGGACCCTGGACTCGATCAAGCGAAACGGGGTGGGGATCAAAGGGCCGACCACGACGCCGGTGGGCTCGGGCTTTCGGTCGATCAACGTCCAGCTCCGCAAAGAGCTCGACCTGTACGCCTGCATCCGTCCCTGCAAGCTGTACGAGGGCGTCCGCTCGCACTTCGACCAGGTCGACATCGTGATCGTGCGTGAGAACACGGAGGACCTCTACGCCGGGATCGAATTCGAGGTCGATTCGGAGGGCGCCGAGAAGCTCCGCGAGTTCGTGGCCGCGCTCGACGCCGGCACGGTTCGGGAGCACTCCGGGATCTCGATCAAGCCGATCTCGGTCTTCGGCAGCGAGCGAATCGTGGAGGCCGCTTTCGACTACGCGAAGCGCAACGGGCGCCGGAAGGTGTCGGCTGCCCACAAGGCCAACATCATGAAGTTCTCGGACGGGCTCTTCCTCGAGACCGCGCGTCAGGTCGCGGAGCGCCACCCCGAGATCGAGTTCGAGGACCGGATCATCGACAACCTCTGCAACCAGCTGGTCTCGCGGCCTGAGGAGTACGACGTGATCGTCCTTCCGAATCTCTACGGCGACATCGTCAGCGACCTCGGGGCGGGGATGGTCGGCGGACTCGGGCTGGCCCCGGGCGCCAACATCGGCACGCACGCCGCGATGTTCGAGGCCACGCATGGCTCCGCCCCGAAATACAAGGGCCAGAACAAGGTCAACCCGACCGCCTTGATGCTGTCCGGGGTGCTGATGCTTCACCACCTGGACGAGGCCGACGCCGCCCGCCGGATGGAGAGCGCGATCGCCGAGGTGATCCGGCGAGGGGAGAAGGTCACCTATGACCTCAAGCCGAGCCGCGACGACCCCACGGCGGTCGGCACCTCGGAGTTTGCCGACGCCGTGATAGAGGTAATGGAGACAAGCTGATGGCGAATCCCGTCAAGATCACGGTCACGGGCGCGGCGGGCCAGATCGGTTACGCAATCCTGTTCCGGATCGCGAGCGGCCAGCTTCTGGGAGGCGAGACGTCCGTGCACCTGAGCCTGCTCGAGATTCCCGACGCTCTGCCGGCCGCGGAGGGCACCGCCATGGAGCTCGCGGACTGTGCGTTCCCGCTCCTCGCCGGGATCGACCTCCACGACGATCCAAAGGACGCATTCGACGGCTGCGGCGTGGCGCTGTTGGTCGGGGCGCGGCCCCGTACCAAGGGCATGGAGCGCGCCGACCTGCTGGAGGCGAACGGCGGCATCTTCAAGCCGCAAGGCGAGGCGATCAACGCAGGCGCGGCCGACGACGTCAAGGTGCTGGTGGTGGGTAACCCGGCGAACACCAACTGTCTGATCGCGATGTCGAACGCGCCCGACGTGCCCCCGGAGCGCTTCACAGCGATGACCCGGCTCGACCACAACCGGGCGATCGCTCAGCTAGCGAGCAAGCTGGAGGTGCCGGTGGCCGAGATCACGAACATGACCGTTTGGGGCAACCACTCGACGACTCAGTACCCGGACCTGGTGCACGCGAAGGTGGGGGGCCAAAGCGCCTGGGACGCAGTGGACGACGAGGCGTGGATCGCGGACGAGTTCATCCCACGGGTGGCCAAGCGCGGCGCCGAGGTGATCGAGGCGCGCGGCGCGTCGAGCGCCGGTTCCGCTGCCGCTGCCGCCGTGGACCACGTCCACGACTGGGTCCTCGGCACGCCCGAGGGAGACTGGGTCTCCATGTCGGTCCCCTCCGACGGTGCCTATGACGTGGAGGAGGGCGTAGTGTCGGGCTTCCCCTGCACCTGCTGGGGGGGCGAGTGGAAGCTCGTCGAGGGCCTCGAGATCGACGACTTCTCGCGCCAACGGATCGACAACTCGGTGAACGAGCTGAAGGAGGAGCGCGAGGCGGTCAGGCAGCTCGGCCTGATCTAGGTCGCGCGGTAGGAGCGGCCGGACTTCTTCACCTGGCCCTCCTTCTCGAGCTCGCCGAGCACGCGGTAGAGGTAGTTCGGCTTGATCCGCATCTTCTTCGCCACCTCGCTGGCCGAGATTCCGGGGTTCGCCTTGATCAGCCTCACCGCCTGATCGGCGCGGGTTCGCCGCCGCCGCGTTCGCGGGCGGGCGGCGGTGCGGGCAGTCGCGCCCGATCCACGCGGACGGCCGGGGCCACGACGTCCCTGTCGTCCGTTCGTGAGGCTGGACAGGGCGCGTTGCAGCTTCGAGAGCTCCCCTTCCAGTTCGCTGATTCGCGTCTTGAGCAGGTCCGCGGCTTGGTCGACTGCACCCCTGGCCATGTGTTCCTTCCTTGGTTGGTTGTGTGACTGTGTGTGTAGCTCGCGCACTGTAACAGTGGGTCACAGTGGGAGAACCCCGGCTGGATGGACGCCGCTACTGAGTGCGCTTGCGCGGCAGGGTTCGGAAGATGACGTCCCAGAGTGGGGAGGAGACGCCGTATCCGTAGCGGTGATCCTGGAAGTGGTGGCGCATGTGCTGCTCCCGCAGACGTTTCCCATGCTTCGTCTTCGGGGTGTGGTGATGCAGGTGATAGTGGGTGTAGTCGTAGGTGAGGTAGCCGATGATCAGGCCGGCGAAGATCGGATAGGCGGCCGGAGTCCCGAAGATCAGCGTGAAGACCCACAAGAAGAGCGCTGCGAGTGGCAGGCTGACCGCCGGAGGCATGACCAGTCGCAGGCGGTCGTTCGGGTGGTCGTGGTGCACGCCGTGGATGATGAAGTGGAGGCGGCTGCCGACCGGGTGGTCCGGCTCCCAGTGAAAGACGAGCCGGTGCAGCCAGTACTCGGTGAGCGTCCAGATCAAGAGCCCCAAGGCGACCAGCAGCACGATCTGGACCGCGTCGTAACCGCGGTCGGCGCCCAGCCACACCCCGGCGATGACCACAGGGACGAAGATGATCGCGGGAACCGCTGGGTGGATCCTCGAGAAGAAGTCGATGAGGCGGTTTTCGAACAGCCGGGGAGAGGCGCTAAGCCGCGCGGTGCGCTGGTGGGCCATCGATGAGAATTCTAGTGACACGGCACCGGAGCCAGCGACGAAGTCGCGGTAGTCACGTCCGGGCCTGCCGAGTAAGGCTGGCGCCCTAGCCCGCGGCAACGTAGCCGAAGGCGAGGCTGCCGCCGGAATTTGCCGGCCGAGGCTTCCGGCGGAGTCATTCACTTCCGCAAACGGCGGGAAAGCGGGCTGCGGCGCATTTCTCAAAAAGTCGGGGATTGCGCGAATGCGTGCTTCGGAGCCGGCCAGGGGGTGACATGATCGCCGCTCTCTGGCAAGTCCGCTGACGCGAAGGGGTATAGGGAGTGATTCAGATCGAGCATCAGGCCAGGCAGATGGCCGAGGCAATCGGGCTGGCGAAGCGCCGCGCAAACAAGCGCCGCAAGGGACGCCCGAGCTGTGAGGACTGCTTCTTCCACTGTCAGATGCTCTGCGCGCTCGACCTGGACGAGCCGTGCTCAACCTTTCGGCCCAACAGCCCCGATGGCCTGATCCCTCCCCGCCAGCCGTCCCTCCTCCTTCGGTCCCAGCCGGATCAGCAGGTGCCGGAGACGGCCTGACGGCTGCACCCCCTCCTCGATCGAGCGCGACCTGATGGCGCCCCACGGGCGCCGGGCACGTCGTTGCAGGGAGCACAACCTGTGGCGCCCACCTCCGGGCGAAGATAGAGTTGATCGTCACGATGCGGATCACGGTGCTGGGGAAGTCACCGTCGTGGGAGGACGCTGGGGGGGCCTGTAGCGGGTACCTGATCGAGGACGGCACCACCGCGTTGCTGCTCGATTGCGGCAACGGCGTGTTCTCGAAGCTCCGCCTGTTTCGCGATTACACGGAGCTGGACGCGGTGATCATCTCCCACCTGCACGCCGACCATTTCCTGGACCTGGTCCCGTATGCGTACGCGCTGACCTATGCGCCCCGCCAGCAGCCGGTCCCGGTCGGCGGGTACCCGGGGACCGACAGCCCCGCCCGCCCCCGCCTGATCGCCCCAACCGGCGCCGGCGAGTGCTTCCGCCAAGTGGTCGGCGCCTGGGGCAAGGACGATCTGATCGAGAGCGCCTTCGAGCTCGAGGAGTACGGTCCGGCTGACACCGTCGAGGTCGGAGCCCTGCGGGCGCGCTTCCAGGAGGTCCCGCACTTCACCACCACCTACGCCATCGACTTCACCTCCACCAACGGCAGCGGGAGATTCACGTACGGAGCCGATTGCCGCCCGGGCGAGGAGCTGATCGAGATCGCCCGGGACACCGATCTGTTGATTGTGGAGGCGACGCTGCCTCGCCCCGAGCGCACCGGCGTGCGCGGCCACATGACGCCGGGCGAGGCCGGCGATCACGCTCGCCGCGCCGGCGCCCGACGGGTGGTCCTCACCCACATGTCGGACGAGCTCGATCCGGACTGGGCCCGCAAGGAGGGCTCCGAGGCGTTCGGCGGGCCGGTGGACCTCGCGCACGAGGGCGCCGTCTACGAGGTCTGACGGGCCGCTCGCGGGTGTCCTGTCGGACACGCGGGTGGCTAGGCTAAGACCATGGCACGAGACCGAGACCTGCTGGTCAACTTCGAGCGCATGCGTCGCGAGATGGATGAGCTGTTCGGCGATATCTGGGGCGAGGGCCGCCGGCTCTCCGGCCGGCACCAGGCCGGGTTCTCCCCTCGCGTAGACGTCTACTACTGCGGCGATCCGCCGAAGGCCGTCGTCAAGGCCGAGCTGGCAGGAGTCAGGCTCGAGACGGTCAACCTGGAGATTGTCGGCCGCGAGCTGGTGATCCGGGGTGAGCGCCCGGTTCAGGAGACCGAGGGTCGCGTGTACCAGCAGGTCGAGATCGAGGCCGGTCCCTTTCGCCGGGTCGTTCAGCTGAATGCGGACGTCGTCGCCGAGGAGGCCACCGCCACGTACGAGGACGGCGTGCTGCGGGTCGCGCTGCCGCTTCGCGCCAGCCGCCAGGCCAGCCGGCAAGTCCCAATCGAGACGAAGGAGTAGGGCTGATGGCCCAGTCGGGTGATGGCGGGCCGACGATCGAGGTGGTCGAGACGCCCGATGTCGAGGAGGCGATCCGCGAGCGTCAGGCGCAACCTCTGCCGGGCGCGCTGCCGGTGCTGCCCCTCAAGGAGACGGTCCCCTATCCGGACACCCTGACGCCGCTTGCGGTCGGGCAGCCACGCTCGATCAGGCTCGTCAACGAGGTGCTGTCGGGGGAGCGGATGCTTGTCCTGGTCGCCGCGCGCGAGCCGGACGTGGATGAGCCCGGCCCCGACCAGCTGTACGACGTGGGCGTTGCCGGGATTGTCGCGCGGATGCTCAAGGTCCCGGATGGAACGATCCGCATCCTCGTCCAGGGCACCGAGCGGGTGCGCTTGGGGGACTACGTCACCGAGGAGCCCTACCTCGTGGCGAGGATCGAGCCGGTGCCCGACGTGGTCGAGCCGACTCCCGAGCTCGAGGCGCTGACCCGCAATGTGCAGCGCACCTTCACCGAGATCATCGAGCAGATTCCGTACCTGCCCGAGGAGCTCCAGCTTGCGGTCACCAACGTCGACGATCCCTCCGCGCTCGCACACCTGATCGCGGGTGCGCTTCGGATCTCGACGGCGGAAAAGCAGGAGCTGCTCGAGGAGGTTGACGTGGGAAGACGGCTCCGCCGCCTGTCGGAGATCCTCGCCCGCGAGCTGGAGGTGATCCAGCTCGGCACCAAGATCCAGTCGCAGGTCCAGTCGGAGATCGAGAAGGGCCAGCGCGAGTACTACCTGCGCGAGCAGCTGAAGGCGATCCAGCAGGAGCTCGGCGAGGGCGACGAGCAGCAGGCCGAGATCAACGAGCTCCGCGAGCGAATCGAGGCCGCGAACCTTCCCGAGCACGCCCAAAAGCAGGCCGAGCGCGAGCTGGGACGCCTCGAGCGCCTACCGCCGGCGGCCGCCGAGTATGGCGTCATCCGCACCTATCTCGAGTGGCTGGTCGAGCTGCCCTGGAGCGTGACCACCGAGGACAACCTCGACATTCCACATGCGCGTGAGGTCCTCGACGCCGACCACTACGACCTGGAGAAGGTCAAGGACCGGATCCTCGAGTACCTGGCGGTGCGCAAGCTGATCCAGGAGTCCGCCGACGGGGCGCGTGCCGGGCCGACGGCGCCGGGCCAGGGTCCGATCCTCTGCTTCGTCGGGCCGCCCGGTGTGGGCAAGACGAGCCTCGGCCGGTCGATCGCGCGGGCGCTGGGGCGAAAGTTCGAGCGCATCTCGGTGGGCGGGGTGCGCGACGAAGCGGAGATCCGCGGCCACCGCCGCACGTACATCGGCGCGCTGCCGGGCACGATCGTTCGCGCCCTCCGCGACGCCGGCTCGCGCAACCCCGTGTTCATGATCGACGAGATCGACAAGATGGGCGCCGACTTTCGGGGCGACCCGTCGAGCGCGATGCTCGAGGTTCTCGACCCGGCGCAGAACGACAGCTTCCGCGATCACTACCTGGACCTCGAGTTCGACCTCTCCGAGGTGGTGTTCATCACCACGGCGAACACGCTCGATACCGTGCCCCCGGCGCTCACGGACCGGATGGAGGTCATCACCCTCTCCGGCTACACGCTCGATGAGAAGCTCCACATCGCGAAGCGCTACCTGGTGCCGCGGCAGATCGAGCAGAACGGCCTTGCGCGCGGGCAGATCGCAGTCTCCGACGCGGCGCTGCGCGCGATCATCGAGGAGTACACCCGCGAGGCCGGGGTGCGAAACCTGGAACGCGAGATCGGCAGCGTCTGCCGGAAGGTCGCGCGCGAGATCGCCGAGAGGAAGGTCAAGGGCAAGGCGACGATCTCGGCCAAGCGGGCGCGAGAGCTGCTTGGCAGACGGCGCTACTTCGCTGAGCAACGGCGCCGCACCCGGGACCCCGGGGTCGCGACGGGCCTGGCCTGGACGCCGGTGGGCGGCGAGGTTCTGTTCATCGAGGCCACGGCCGTTCCGGGGAACGGCAACCTTTTGATCACCGGCCAGCTCGGCGAGGTGATGCGGGAATCGGCACAGGCGGCGCTGTCCTGGGTACGCGGCGCCGTTGCGCGGCTGGCGCCGAAGCTACCCGAGGACTGGTTCGCCACCCACGACATCCATGTCCACGTTCCGGCGGGCGCCGTGCCGAAGGACGGGCCGTCCGCGGGTGTGGCGATGGCCGTCGCGCTCGCCTCGCTGGTATCCGGAAAGCCGGTCAAGGACGACGTCGCGATGACCGGTGAGGTGACGCTGACAGGTCAGGTGTTGCCCGTGGGCGGACTGAAGGAGAAGTCGCTGGCCGCCCAGAGCGCGGGAATCAAGCGGATCATCGCCCCGGCGCGCAACGAGGGGGACATCGCCGAGATCCCGGAGCACGAGCGCAAGGGCCTCGAATTCGTCTACGTGGACAGGATCGACGAGGCCCTGGCGACGGCGCTATAGCGACTCCAGTTCGGGGTATATGCTCCGAAGACGAGCGAAGCGACGAGGGAGTTGGCGATGGCAAAGAGCAGCAGTGCGAGGGCCCGGCAGGCGCGCGAGGCAGCCCGTTCGGCGGGCTCCAACCCGTACGTGCGGCGCCTGATCGAGGACGAGGATCTTCGAGGCAACGTTCGCGATGCCTTCGAGGCGGCCCGGCACGCGTATCAGCGGATGTCGAACGGCAAGGGCCCCGTGAAGGCGATCACCGAGGACAAGAAGGTGCAGCGCGACCTGCGAAACGCTGCAGAGTCGCTTCGCGACGCGTCCGATCAGCTTCGTGGCAAGCGCAAGCACCGCCACTGGGGAAGGCTCTTTGTGTTCGCGCTGATCGGAGCGGCCCTGGCGATCGCGCTCAGCGAGGACCTCCGCAAGACAGTGCTCGATCGGCTGTTCGGCGCCGAGGAGGAGTTCGAGTACAGCTCCACCACCACCCCCGCCGCAGAGACCACCCCAGCCTAGTTGCCTGAAGTTCACGTACTGGTACCTGCCCAGCGGCACGTCTTTTCGCTCGACGGGCGGGGCGGGGCCGAGGTCGAGGACCTGGAGAGCTCGGCCGACGGCTTTCGCCGTTACAAGGAATTGCAGGCGGCGGGCAAGCCGACCGGCATGGTCGCCTTCCCGAACACCTGCCTGATCCGAGCCGACCGCGACTATCTCGTCGACCCGGGACTTGTGATGCAGGGCGCTCCGGTGTTCGGGGCGCTCCAGGCGCTCGGCGTCGATCCGGGTGCGATCAACGACGTGATCCTCACCCACCTGCACTTCGACCATGCGGAAGGGCTGGTCGCCTGGCCCCAGCGCCGGGCCTTCGTCCATCGTTTGGAGACGGAGGCGCCCTACGTGCCGCTCGTCTCCGGGGTGCTGGAGATGGTGCGGCTCGAGGTGCTCGACGGCGACGAAGGCGAGATCGAGCCCGGCCTGCGCTGGATCCGCACCCCCGGTCACTCCGACGGGCTGATCTCGTTGCTCGTTGACACCCACGATGGCTTGACGGTGGTTGCCTCGGATTGCGTTGGGCCTCTGCCTGAATACTTCGAACGGATGGATCTGCCGGCGGACTTCGGCCCAGAGCGGGAAGAGCTGCTTACCCAATGGCAGCGCATCCGCGAGCTGGAGCCGGCCGTCGTGATCCCCGGCCACAACCCACCGGTCAGACTGGACTAAGCCTGGTTCGTACTAGCGAACGCAGTTCGCGGTAGATACGGAGGTGCCTGCCGGGTAAGGTAGGCGCCCAAGCCCGGCGGCAACGCAGCCGAAGGCGAGGCTGCCGCCGGATTATTCGGAGAGAGATCCCAGTGGAATCAGAAACCGTCGAGGCGGGATTCGATAACGCACAGCGCGAGCTGAGCGGCGAGAAGGTCCAGCGGATCGTCGACGCAATGCGCCACTGCGTCGCCGAGCGGGGCATCGTCGGCGCCACCTTTGAGCACGTATCGCGCGAAGCCGGCGTCAGCCGCGGGCTGCTCCACTACTACTTCGGGACCAAGGAGCGCCTCTTGATCGAAGTCCTTCGGAACGACGTCGTGACTCGCATCGCGATGCTCGACGAGCCTCTGGCGGCGGCCAAGACCGTGGACGACGTGATCGCCGTGCTCGTCGCGGGCGCCGAGGAGATACTGCGGGAGGACCCGGGCTTCTACGTGATCCTCTACGAGCTGTTCACCGCCGGGCGCCAGAACCCCGAGATCCAAGCCGAGCTTGCGGAGCTCTACGAGCGTTGCCGTCAGCACGTCGCCCGTGACCTGCGCCAAAAGGAGGCCGAGGGCGTGCTCTCGCTGCGCTTCGACGCCGAGTCGGTGGTCTCGTACATGTTCGCGGCCGCCGACGGCGGCGCGCTCCAGCGCCTTACGGACCCCGAGCGTGAATTCGCAGGAACCGTTCAGACGGGCGCCGCGGTGGCGCGCTTCCTGCTCAGCTCGGAGTGAGCGTCAACGGGCAGAGCTTCCCCGCGGGAAGATCTGCTGCAGCTTCCAGAGCAGCTTGAGCGAGCCGTGCGGCCGAAGCCTACGGCGCAGCACCGCCCGCCGCGGATCGCCGCCGTAGGTGGTGACCTCCAGCCAGTCGCGCCACGAGGTGTCGAACGTCAGGCTCGGCCGCGGAGCCTCGCCCTGGACTGCCTCCGTGCTCCCGTTGTCGATCCTGATGTACCAGGGGGCCGCGTCCGAGAAGCGCCACTGGATCGTCACCGGCTGGCCGTTCACCGCGTCGGTTTGGGCAGACCGCGCGACCACGTCGAACAGGAGCGCCTGGGTCTCGGGAGACGAGTCGGGGTTGGCGACGGGCTCGCCGACGACGCCGGCGCGCAGCAGGGTGATCGCCCGCCTGGCTCGCTCCACCGGGGGCCGTGACAGATCGAACGGGAAGATGTCGGACGGCATCTCGTTGATCGGGTAGCCGGCCGCCTTCCACTTGGTCTCGACCGAGCGGATTCCGAACCCGTAGATGTCCTCCAACTCGAACCCCCAGCAGCGCGTGTATTCGAGGTTCCAGTCCGGCGGCACGAACACGGACATGGACCACGGCAACACCTCACGCAGGATCTCGTCCACGGCTGCCTTGCACTCATCGCTCTCACGGAAGCAGTCCGAGAGCACCTTGACCCCAAAGCCGATGTGGCGCTGCTCGTCCCGCGAGACGTTGTGCATCCCGCTGCTGAACCCGGGCATCGTCCCGGCCTTGTTGAAGTAGTCCTCGATGAAGTGCTGTCCCGGCTGCGCCAGGGCCGCCTCGACGACCAGGTGGTAGAGCGCGATCGCCTGGGCGAACTTGGGCAGCGAACGATCCTTGCGCAGCTCGTCGGCCATCTGGTCGAGGCGCCCGAAGACGTTGCGGTACCCCCAGCCGAGCTGCGACTGGGTGTAGGCGAGGGTCGAGCCGATCGACTCGCCGGCGCCGATCACCTCCTTGAAGAAGCGGTGGAAGAAGACCGCGTGGCGCGCCTCGTCGACCTGCTGGGTCGCGAGGAAGTACTTCTGCTCCTCGAGCGGCGCCGCGTCGATATAGGGAGACAGGTTGTCGGTGACCGAGTCCTCCCCGTAGAAGAACATCGAATAGGTCCACAGCGCCGACTTCCGCTGGATCTCGCTCAGCGATTCCCAGCCCCTGCGA
The DNA window shown above is from Solirubrobacterales bacterium and carries:
- the lon gene encoding endopeptidase La; this encodes MAQSGDGGPTIEVVETPDVEEAIRERQAQPLPGALPVLPLKETVPYPDTLTPLAVGQPRSIRLVNEVLSGERMLVLVAAREPDVDEPGPDQLYDVGVAGIVARMLKVPDGTIRILVQGTERVRLGDYVTEEPYLVARIEPVPDVVEPTPELEALTRNVQRTFTEIIEQIPYLPEELQLAVTNVDDPSALAHLIAGALRISTAEKQELLEEVDVGRRLRRLSEILARELEVIQLGTKIQSQVQSEIEKGQREYYLREQLKAIQQELGEGDEQQAEINELRERIEAANLPEHAQKQAERELGRLERLPPAAAEYGVIRTYLEWLVELPWSVTTEDNLDIPHAREVLDADHYDLEKVKDRILEYLAVRKLIQESADGARAGPTAPGQGPILCFVGPPGVGKTSLGRSIARALGRKFERISVGGVRDEAEIRGHRRTYIGALPGTIVRALRDAGSRNPVFMIDEIDKMGADFRGDPSSAMLEVLDPAQNDSFRDHYLDLEFDLSEVVFITTANTLDTVPPALTDRMEVITLSGYTLDEKLHIAKRYLVPRQIEQNGLARGQIAVSDAALRAIIEEYTREAGVRNLEREIGSVCRKVAREIAERKVKGKATISAKRARELLGRRRYFAEQRRRTRDPGVATGLAWTPVGGEVLFIEATAVPGNGNLLITGQLGEVMRESAQAALSWVRGAVARLAPKLPEDWFATHDIHVHVPAGAVPKDGPSAGVAMAVALASLVSGKPVKDDVAMTGEVTLTGQVLPVGGLKEKSLAAQSAGIKRIIAPARNEGDIAEIPEHERKGLEFVYVDRIDEALATAL
- a CDS encoding MBL fold metallo-hydrolase; protein product: MPEVHVLVPAQRHVFSLDGRGGAEVEDLESSADGFRRYKELQAAGKPTGMVAFPNTCLIRADRDYLVDPGLVMQGAPVFGALQALGVDPGAINDVILTHLHFDHAEGLVAWPQRRAFVHRLETEAPYVPLVSGVLEMVRLEVLDGDEGEIEPGLRWIRTPGHSDGLISLLVDTHDGLTVVASDCVGPLPEYFERMDLPADFGPEREELLTQWQRIRELEPAVVIPGHNPPVRLD
- a CDS encoding TetR/AcrR family transcriptional regulator → MESETVEAGFDNAQRELSGEKVQRIVDAMRHCVAERGIVGATFEHVSREAGVSRGLLHYYFGTKERLLIEVLRNDVVTRIAMLDEPLAAAKTVDDVIAVLVAGAEEILREDPGFYVILYELFTAGRQNPEIQAELAELYERCRQHVARDLRQKEAEGVLSLRFDAESVVSYMFAAADGGALQRLTDPEREFAGTVQTGAAVARFLLSSE
- a CDS encoding ribonucleotide-diphosphate reductase subunit beta — translated: MSVAQKDGIERGSFVDQISYEDLYRRWEEGNWRATEIDLAEDRRGWESLSEIQRKSALWTYSMFFYGEDSVTDNLSPYIDAAPLEEQKYFLATQQVDEARHAVFFHRFFKEVIGAGESIGSTLAYTQSQLGWGYRNVFGRLDQMADELRKDRSLPKFAQAIALYHLVVEAALAQPGQHFIEDYFNKAGTMPGFSSGMHNVSRDEQRHIGFGVKVLSDCFRESDECKAAVDEILREVLPWSMSVFVPPDWNLEYTRCWGFELEDIYGFGIRSVETKWKAAGYPINEMPSDIFPFDLSRPPVERARRAITLLRAGVVGEPVANPDSSPETQALLFDVVARSAQTDAVNGQPVTIQWRFSDAAPWYIRIDNGSTEAVQGEAPRPSLTFDTSWRDWLEVTTYGGDPRRAVLRRRLRPHGSLKLLWKLQQIFPRGSSAR